A window of Gossypium raimondii isolate GPD5lz chromosome 7, ASM2569854v1, whole genome shotgun sequence genomic DNA:
atcggtgggccTCACCTAATGCGGCTGTATTCCATCTTTTGGTTTGATGTATTGCTAATACGGGTGTAATCCTTTACCTTCCTAATCGGTGAAAACCACCGATTTCTAATCCCTTCCTTGAGCTCAGTTTAGGCGCTGCTTCAGTTTTGgtccctgttttaccctccccaTTCCCGCTTCTGTTTTACCCAAAATCCACATCGTATTCTATTTCTTCCTTCTAGCTTTCTTCTCCACTCTCATCGCctcttctccttttcttttttacttctCTTTTTTATATAGGTTTTTTCACGTGTTGTGGGCATGGCATGGCACTGGTATTTTATTATCTCTCTCCATTTCTAAATCCCCAACACAACTCAAACCTCGACCAACTCTTCGAACAATTTCGAAGAAGCTAACATTCGCTTCCGAGACGCCAACGACAAGGAAATCACCAGCAACAGCTCCAATCTCGATGATTCAATCGTCGCCATTGACAAAGCTAGTGAATATGTTTCTATAGGAGAGCCCAACGTTTCGTTTTTCGGTTACGACGGTGAAGATGATAAAACCAGTGCTGATTATTACTTGATTCTTACTCTCACTTGGTATATTTTACGCTTCTCACCCTCTTTTCCAAGATtcaattttgaagtttttttttgatttttcttgttgaTTAGAAAACAATGAGAATGTGAGGATTTCTTAGTGTTGCCTTTCACATTTTGTGAAGAAGGTTGAATGTGAGAAAAAGTTTCTATCTTCGCAAAAGTTAGAGCTTGTTGAGTtcaatagtttatttatatctaaGTAATTTGTGGTTCACTGGTTGCAAGTTTATGGGGCTAGCATGTCGGTATTAGGTAGGGTATTGGGTTCGCTAATGTTTCAAGTCATACATTCTTGTATTTATCTCGAGTGAGCACTTTCCTCTAAATCTTTGTCCCTCTTTTGTGTATGTGCGGTATTCATGAAGTAAGTGTGCAACAACTTGGACATTTGAATCTTGTTTCGTTTTTGTCGACTTATTTATGGAATGGTTCGCTTCAATCACCATTATTTTGTGATCTATTGGGTGTCGACTATCCGTGATTGGAGGGTTggttgtaatttttcatttgtttaagctCATACATGAATTAATGCATCACGTTACTATCCAAAAGCTGTCTTCTTTTTAActtaatcttttacttaaatttcgGAATTGATTTACTGCGTTTGTTTTCTTGGTTTCAGAGAAGAACTTGATACGATTGCataactttttcatttcttcttttttgtgaAATGTTTTTCCTCTGTGTTAACATGCCATTCCTTGTATTTGAAATGCTTAAAGATGTAGTCGAACCAAGacatattaaaatgttatttatcgAATAAGTTTCTACTCGAACAAAGTAGTTCTTGACGTGGGGCTGGATGGAATTTTGTCCTGTTTTGTGCAAAAGCGAGGTGGCACATGTTTATCTTTGTATGACTTCAgtttacatcttccttcatttcattttatgtgTTGTTAATAATCTCGACCAAATTCTTACACTCTGGCGTCAATCTCTTATTTGTCAAATGCTGTTcatatttttccctttcctAGGTTGAATGCTCCCATATGGCTGACATGGCTAAACAAATTGTTGAAACAAATGGCTTGATTGATGGTGAAGTGATGATTACATCCATGTTTTCGTTGCATATTTTGATGTTTCGTTTACCAAATGCCACAAATTGATGGGTTTCTCTATAGGTTTGTATCTACATCAAAATTGTCCATCCTTTGTCCTTTCCATTTTATCTACGAATAGAAATCAACAAGCCAGCCTAGAAGAACTTTGCCTTGGCTAATGGAAAATACAAAATGCAGGACCAAGATCGCGAGCTACCCATTGGAAGCAAACAGTCCTATATCTAGAGGATGTGTTAACCATCTGTGAAGGGGAGACAATAATTGGAAGCATGACTGTTgcacaaaacaagaaaaatcccCGAGACGTTGATATAATGGTTAAATATTCATTGAGCGGACGACGTTGTGTGGTTTCGAGAGTTCAATTCTATAAGATGCGTTGATTTTGTTGCAGAGTATTTCATCACCACTACTAGCTGTAGGATACCTTGTTTGCATGTTCCTTAAACGTTTCaccaacatttttttaattccttttcTACTTTCTTTTTCTCGAAAGGTTTTCCACGAAAGAAAAACACACAAGATGCATTTACTTCATTAACTCAATCCAACTGCTTTTCTTCTCATGTATGCTTCATATTGAGTCTTGTGTTTTGTCTTTGATGTGAGGAGCATATATACAAATGACATTGGATGTATGACATAGGACTAAATAGATTTTGAGCTTTGACAAGTTGCTTATAAGCAttgtttcttatagaagaaacacATTTTGGAGAAAGCTTTTGAATCTCCCAACTATTGGATTTGGGTTTCTTTTGACAATTTGTTTATTGTGCTTTTGTTTAGATGATGAGAAAGGAAAGTCAAGAATTATATTTACTCGTTAAGTTAAATGaagatatttgtaatttaaaaaataaaattcaatataaatttaaaataagagtttaactaaaaataagagTTAGTggcaaaattaataaaatttaaattttagtggtaaaattcaataacataaaattaagttacaaatttactcatatttttttaaaaataatggcaaatataaataaaagtaaagtacggtgacaaatttcaatatttatctaTAGTATgatgataaattatatattttattaaattatatttaataataattatgttaaattatattttatagtattatatattatgattttagaaaattcatataagaatatttaatattaagaattttattaaatcatatattttaattaaaatatatttaataataattatttcaaattatattttatagtatcatatattatgatttgagtaaattcatagaagaatattgattattaagaattttattaaattatatattttaattaaaatatatttaataataattatgttaaaatatgattaaattatttattactgatattaataatcttattaaaatttaataataataacaataatcatttatctaaacaaatttctgttaagggtattctagtccttttagttttttcctttatgctattacacctctatttcattcaaccaaacacaagattactattacgcctctattccattacattcaaccaaacagttgatttgctattacacctctattccattacagcaaaccaaacgtgcccttagggtttagaatttatagtttaaagtttaaggtttttaggatttaaagtttaaggttttaagatttatagtttaaggttttaagattttagggtttaagtatttgaaatttagggtttagggtttataatttaagatttaagattttagtatttaagtatttaaggtttagggtttaaagtttaaggtttatgatttaaggtttagagtttagggtttagggttttaagtatttaaggtttagggtttaaagtttagggtttatgatttaaggattagggtttatggtttatggtttatgcatttaagatttagggtttagggttttaaagtttatagtttagggtttagggtttatacatttgaagtttaaggtttagggtttaaagtttagggttttaagattTATGTATttgaggtttagggtttaaagtttatgATTTAGTATTTAGGGCTTtaaagtttaaggtttagagtttaggttttaggttttaaagttttaaggtttagggtttaaagttttagtGTTTAGgcgtttaaggtttagggtttgagatttaagattttaaggtttaaggtttagaatttaatgtttagggtttatatatttgaggtttaaagtttaaggtttaagatttagaatttaatgtttagggtttatatatttgaggtttaaggtttagtgtTTAAACATTTAGGgattagggtttatgtttttgagttttaaggtttaaagttttagggtttatgcaTTTaaagtttaggatttaaggtttaggatttaatatttaagagtttgaagtttaaggtttaggatttaagttttaggttttaggttttaggtttaAGAGTTTAGtgtttaaggtttatggtttatacatttgaggtttaaggttttaaggtttaagatttAGATTTTAGGGTAGGGTTTAAgcatttaaggtttagggttttaatatttacgatTTAGTATTTGTATTCATGGTTTAAAGTTTATGGTTTTTGATGTAGAGTTTTAAGGTTTAGCATTTAATGTTATGGTTTTAGAATTtagtgtttaaaatttaagattcagtgtttagggtttaggtttaagTTTATGATTTATGTTAAGGTTTATGGCTTATgatttagtttagggtttagggtaaCATAGACTTACTTACTCCTTGAAGAAGTGGGTGCTTGGTCTTTGCAGATTTCTGCAAAAAGGAAGAGAGCAAAGTgtcaaattagaaaataaaattaatgttttgtgCCCATTACTGTTATAATGATTAGGAAtaggaaattttcattttattcacaaTCACACCTAGAATGACACACATTTGACCATGGAATGTGTTCTATTCCTATGAACAGGGCAAATCTCGACAACATGGTTAgggattatgatgatcaatgactaaaagaagtagaaaaatgaaatcttttcaagaaaaaagctaaaaaatcaAAGGGAAAAATTAGAGATTCATATCCCGAATCTCTCTTCCCACTGAATGATTTAATCAAGAATGCATAGAGGTTAGTATAAATCCTGAGATGACTGTAACTGAATGCTAGAAGTTTTATAAGTACTCACCCGCACTCGGGAGCTGCCACCGATCTGTAGGTACTTTAATACTGTCCAGTCAATGATGATAACTAACCTTCTCTTACAAACAAGTCTCGAAAAAGCCTCTTCAAATAGGAATAATCGGGTTTATCTTCAAACCGCAAAGATCGACAGTAGTGAAAATACGAGACAAACTCATATGGATATGACTTACAGAGCACCTATTAAACACGCACCTATTAAACAACGAAGCAAGAGcgatatcataaaaattaaatttctcaaagAGAACCAATCTGTCGATGGACGGGGCAAGTAAACATATTATTTTCGCTAACCTTATCATATTTTTGCTTTTTCGTGCCAGCTTTTTAGCCCCTGCCAGGGAAGGCTGAAGCAAAGAAATTGTGCAAActgaatcaaattcaaaatcaatgCGAAGGAAAACTATGAAAAAAGATTCAGCAGCAAGAAACAGTATAGAACCATGAATGAAATGAGCATGGGGTGATCATATACACAACCTTCCTCTCAGGAAATACAGAAGCACACAACCAAGGGATTCCAAATCATCTCTGCCGTTTTGCTCTGCCGTTAAAATAGAAGAATGTATTATAAAAAGTAACAAGTAAACTTTCATCTGTGATATATGATATACTGCTACTATTTGAGTCGTAAAATAACACAACTTACCAATTTCAAGGTGAGTGTTAACACTTGCATAACGAGCAATGCCTGTGAGGTTTTTGTTTTCTCTGCAGCAAAAGAATCTGATCAGTCGTTTCGCAAACAAACATATTTGGATACCAGCTTCAATGTGAATTGAAATGCACTCTCATTTTGGTTAACAAGGGGCAATTGCTGAAGAGGTTTAGGGGGTAAAAAAGAAAGTGAGATTTTTGAAAAGGGTATTATAGATGGAAACATAAATGGGGACTCAAGTACTTCTCCTTGTTTTGCTGGCAAACTTTAAAGTCTTCTGCACTACCTCATGGGTTTTGTCATGAACGCTTGTAAGGCTCTACAAAAGATGTGGAAACCTGTGGGAAGGGTAAACAGTGAAACCCAGTTTTTATTTCTTACCATAATCCACTGAAAGCCTTTCAAGAAGCAATAATCCAAGCACGAAACACCAAAAAGGttaatttagaagaaaaaaacccAACTTTCGAACATTTATTGCTTACTTGTGAAGTGGCCTCTGGCAAAGTTATTTACAGCATCTTCTTTGGCACTAATAAGGTGTTCAGGGTGGAATAATTGACGATAAGCCCCGGTTCTAACTTCATCAACTACAGTCGGTTCAAGATTCAAAAAAATAGAACGAAGGGCATGTTTCCCGGTGCCGGTTTCACTGAAAAAGGTGTTGAAAGCATGGTCTCCACCTTCGACTGTTCTGttacccaaaaataaagaaagaagatTACATACCAAgcgaagaaaaagaagaaaatattgagTTTATATGGTAAAAAGAACACAAAAAGACCTGAATGTCATGTTCAAGACAGTAGAGCTCCCAACAGGCGTTACCAGCTTGACCAATGTGAACTGAAATGCACTCTCATTTTGGTTAACAAAGGGATATTGCTGAAGAGGTTTAGGGGGTAAAGAAGAAACTGGGTGGGGCTTAGAAACTGCTAtaaatcaagaagaaaagaacaaggAGAGTTCTTTTTCGAAGAAATTGGGTGGGAAACGACTAGATATGcgggttttaaaatttgaaagtttacaATTTTGAATAAGGATGGTATGATGGCCTAGTGGATTAAGGGCTCGTTCTTTTACACGTTTTAGAAGGacttttttaatcattttctcttaaaatgaatgaaaagcaGCCTCCTTTCACCTAAAAATTTCACCATCAGAAAAGGGCTTTTCTCCATATgaagaagctaaaaatttctcattttcttcagCTTGAAGTGTTTTTGGCTGATAATTGACCAAATTAACCTGTCTTCTCCCCAAACATTCTTTCCCCCTCAGCTGGTTGTTTGGAGCTGTATAcccattttttttcacattttcggCTTTCAAAGCTCTTTCCTGTTCTTTGTTACTCTTCTGCAGGTGagagtttcttttcttcttattctcTTTAAATAGTTTGGGTATAGTTCTGTTACGAGAAATTACTATTCATCTGCATATGCAGGCACAAATTGCCAGTGTCTTTTTCTCTCTATATTCTTTGAAgaccgaaaaagaaaaaaaaaggttcatcAAAATCTTGAAAGGATTTCACTTCACAATTTAACATTAGGTCTTGGTTGTTCACGAGGCGGTAGGTATGAGATTGATGGATACGTGTATAATTCATTGAGGAGCCAAAGATATTGATGATCGGGAAATGGAATGAGTCAATGTAAACCTTGTGATAGTGAAGGGAACCACTTCCGAACCTTGAACTAAATAAGGTTAGTCTTTTTCACATCTCGAgttgttttcatcttttattcttCTGGAAACACTCTCTTAGTTCTTTTGATGCTTGTTATTCTTTTTTCCTGTCAAAAAATTATTGGAACAAAGAATGATGTTTCTTTACATGGGATTCTTAATCGAAAGCAATTTATTCATCTTGAGCCTTCCCCATAGTTATTAACTTTGGACTTTTGAGACAAGATTTCTGTCGAATGGTGAAAAAGATTTGTTTTCCAAGTATCATACGTATTAGTTTTCTCAATAGCTTCGGATATGCTAAATAAATGGTGCCGCTTCTAACAATGAATAAGAGAGCCACGGTGCTGGTTTGATAGTATTTTATCTGCGATGTTGAAAGTTTTGTTTACATATTATAACATTTTCTCTATTGACATGATGAGtgttttgatttcaaaattgaagcgATCGAGGACTAATATGCTTACATTTGCTAATAATTTGTGACGCTTAAGAAGTACTGAAAAGATTATGCCCCTAATCTTGAAGTGCTTGTCATTACTCTGTTGCTATTATGCGAGCATGGAAACTTCTTGATGCtccaaaaaatgataaattccAGTACACACATTTTGTGCATAAGATTAACAGCTTTGATACTGCTCCAAAGAAGCTATTGGCATCTGATTCTCGCCTACGTCCCGACAGGTATGCACTAGAGCAGGGTGACCTCTCTAAGGCAGGCTTTGAAAAGAGCAGGTTTCTCCCCCTCCCCATCAAActagattttggaatttatgtttatttatgcACATCATGTTGCTGATTGTACGAGCGTTGTTAATGGAGGTGAAACAGGTTATGGTGTTGTAATTCTTTCAGAATTAGTGTTCCTTTTTTCTATTATGCCTCTTTTGCTTTACTGCTTTGCTCTGCTTTGTGCCTCTGCTGCTTTGCTCTACTTTGCTTTGGCGATTGCTAGATCCCCACCAATCAGTTAGTGCAGGTGTTTAATATGTCCTTCCCATGAATTTGATTGCCATCTTATGCTTCATTGTTATAAAATACTCTTAGGGATGATACCTAGGTTGGACATAAATTACTTTAAATATGTGAGTTTATGACCATTTATCTGCCTCATCTGTGAATTAGATTCTGTTATGATAGTAGCTAAATACTCTGTTCTTTCATCacctaataataaaataacagcCGTAGCTTTCACAAGGCATACACGTATTTGGCtttaggatttattttatttgtgttaTCATACTTATACAGTAGCTAGGATCAAAGAGATGACCCCAGCACACACTTTATTTCGTAAGaaccagaaaaaaaaaccataataataaattgttgtattgattgaatgtgtgataaaataattaaataaacacgTTTGGTTTTAATAATAGTTGAAAGTGGAAAGCATAGTGCATGATTTGTCTATGCCATTACCATcccattttgacaaaataatatATCACGGGTTCACAAATTTCTCATTTTGAGGAATGTGTTTATGGAAGAACTGGAACAAAGGTCCTAAACAGGCATATAATGCATAGGGTAGCAGCTTCTTAATTTCCTCTGCTCATCTATGATCTTACTAAGAGTTTGAAACTGTTGATTTAAGCTGGTATTTCTTGAGACAAATGATTTAAACTATGacttattttcttgtttcaatcTTCCTTTCTCTCATTGTCTTATTTTGCTCTACTTCTGTTTGTTGAAATTCCCCAATCAATTTCATttcttgcttcttcttttttcttaagaaaTGTGGGATTGTTTGTTACTAAGATTTTTTGGGTTCTTGTTTTTCTCGTTCATTTAGGGAAAGAAAACGAATTTTAACTGAAACTCAGCTCTTTGATTATTTGATCCCCGTTTCATATGATGAGATCCGAAGTGATCATTTCTTCTTGTATTCGGACTGGGcttgaaaatgtttgttttgttcttGAATTTGTTAGTACTGGATGGATTAGTTCATTCATGTAGTAGATATTTGATACAATGGTTAACATAATTGAATCAATGCACTTCACAagatattgattaaaattttaaaccccattttaatggtaaaatatcATGGTGTCATGGAGTTGCAAATGCTGGTCCTCATCCATTGTTCAAAGTTCATAAAGTTAGAAACGTCTAATGTAAATCTCTTGACCAATCAGTTCCATTGGCTAGATGGTTTGACCCATATTATCagatttgtttgtttttagCCTATTGCTTGTAATGTATGTTAATGAGTTTCTTCTTATAAACTTCTTTTGATTCTTAGGCTCAGATGTGAATGACTAAAACATTTGCTTTCcccattttctttttcgttttatatgattttttttaacactTAACTTAAGTTGGAAACTTCTCTTATCACATTACTTGTTAAGGTTAGAGGCCAAAGTTTACTTCTTGCTAATATCAACAATCTTTCACAACAAGATTTTGATGTGCTGCGACAATCTGTTGACCAATATTTTCATGATTGGCTTTTGCAAACACTGCAGCTTGTACACTTTTACTTGTGCATAATATGGATGTCAAATCTATCCCTTTTTCTATTTGTGGATTCAATATTTTGGGTGAGATATGCTAGGGAAACTCTTTTCATGGTCATAATAATTTCTTTACTGATTGCTTTACAGAGAGGCAACTTTCTTCAAAGTAAGTTTGAATGGCAGTTTATTTTTTTGCAACCCTTGgtgattttcttcttcttctttttttttttttgcaagtttaaagtgatgatgatgacgacgacgatgatggtgatgatgacggtgaatcaaacaattcaagtcgttttgaaatggaattaacaagagatgctatagcttctagtttaatgaattcactttaaattgtaaatgctattgtaaaatttttagtatttatatttggtatataaatattatccctttttaaaactttaatccaaatattttaatttgttaggtttatattttctatgttatgttaatatataatatgagttatatattcaaatacattttaaaataaaataatacaaatgtgttaaaagcattaattaaaaataaaaaataattttataataatacaattgtgtcaatatctaattacaaatatttaattttatatttaaatatttaaatatagtttatatattctaattaaattttataaataataaatcttaattacttagaaatatttaaaattaatattatatattaaaatattaacaataagttataataaattagtttttttttatattttttctaaaatatcattatattaactaatttgaaaattatttaaatacatatttgttactttataatatcatgtctaaaatggacattttattcttcaaaagcactttttgacagcaataccaaacactcaaaattttcaaaagtacttctcaaaagcacttctcaaaagcactcttcaaaagcaatgaagaactggccctaagATGGTAtggtttttcattttctcaaaaaaaaaattaatagcttatgtaatttaattaaaattaaattaaattagagaagATATTAAATATGATgtgtataataaattttttatatttttaaagttaatattaaCTTAAGTTCATGGGTTGAACTATTCGTCCAAGCTCGAAGGTTTACTTGAAATTTGGGAGAATTTGGTTTGGCCCAAAATATGagcttgggtaaaaaaattaagtacgtttaaaatatgggtcgagctcgagcttgaacattcaaggctcGAACTCGACCCGacccatttttaagtttataatactttatattatgtaatttagatcacgttaaaaaaataaacatatactaaatatataataatattataatgtaaacattctttcatgaaattaaaaattttcaccgAAAAGTCTGCTACTCTAGCACGATACTGTCTATCCTCTCTAGCagggttttaggtttttttgtgtttaagtCTTGTTTATTGTGGCAGCGGTTGTTTGGgacttttattatttcttcaattattGTTTCCAGCATTTGGAATTTAATCAGTATTCATGGAAGCTGACTTTGCTGGCTTAACGcttaatgaagaagaagaagcgaTTTTACAAATACAACTTAATCCGATCCCAAAAAAGGAAGAAGGGGCTTTTCGACGGGTGGGATGCTTCCTAACAGCTACCGTTATTCACTTTCCGGCAATGAAAAGCATCATGGTAAATTTGTGGCATCCAATTAGAG
This region includes:
- the LOC105767970 gene encoding uncharacterized protein LOC105767970 isoform X1, which gives rise to MTFRTVEGGDHAFNTFFSETGTGKHALRSIFLNLEPTVVDEVRTGAYRQLFHPEHLISAKEDAVNNFARGHFTSFHIFCRALQAFMTKPMRENKNLTGIARYASVNTHLEIEQNGRDDLESLGCVLLYFLRGSLPWQGLKAGMKKQKYDKINEMKASIFIEVISLATSLIGPYFSLWWLINFPSMRILFAYPHPYNVIFVLKFSLIKWFV
- the LOC105767970 gene encoding uncharacterized protein LOC105767970 isoform X2; this encodes MTFRTVEGGDHAFNTFFSETGTGKHALRSIFLNLEPTVVDEVRTGAYRQLFHPEHLISAKEDAVNNFARGHFTSFHIFCRALQAFMTKPMRENKNLTGIARYASVNTHLEIEQNGRDDLESLGCVLLYFLRGSLPWQGLKAGMKKQKYDKINEMKASIFIEIKPIIFIRRGFSETCL
- the LOC105767970 gene encoding casein kinase 1-like protein 6 isoform X4; the protein is MTFRTVEGGDHAFNTFFSETGTGKHALRSIFLNLEPTVVDEVRTGAYRQLFHPEHLISAKEDAVNNFARGHFTSFHIFCRALQAFMTKPMRENKNLTGIARYASVNTHLEIEQNGRDDLESLGCVLLYFLRGSLPWQGLKAGMKKQKYDKINEMKASIFIEVVN
- the LOC105767970 gene encoding casein kinase 1-like protein 6 isoform X3, encoding MTFRTVEGGDHAFNTFFSETGTGKHALRSIFLNLEPTVVDEVRTGAYRQLFHPEHLISAKEDAVNNFARGHFTSFHIFCRALQAFMTKPMRENKNLTGIARYASVNTHLEIEQNGRDDLESLGCVLLYFLRGSLPWQGLKAGMKKQKYDKINEMKASIFIEVFCKSYPSEFVS